The following nucleotide sequence is from Thermoanaerobaculum aquaticum.
CGGGTTGCCGATTATCATTACCCCCAGGAGCTGCGAAGCCTCGTCCAGGCTTTTAACGGTTTGATGGAAAGGTTGGAAAAGGCCTTTGGCGACCTAGCTTCTTATTCCGCCAACTTAGCCCACGAGCTGCGCACACCGCTGGCGGTGCTGCGGGGGGAAATGGAAGTGGCGCTTTTGGGCAACCGCACCGAAGCGGAATACCGGGCGGTTTTGGAATCGGCCTTGGACGAGCTGGACCGGTTGGCGCGCCTGGTGGAAAAGCTGCTGTCTTTGTGCCGCGCGGATCGCGGGGAAATGGCCCTGCAAAAGCGGTGGCTGGCGCTGGAGGGCGAGGCCAAAGCGGTGCTGGAGTTTTACCGTCCCCTGGCCGAGACGCAAGACGTCAGCTTGGTTTTGGAGGGGGAGGGTCAAGCCTTTGTGGACCGCGACCTCTTCCGCCAAGCCCTGGCCAACCTGGTGGCCAACGCTTTGCAACATGTGAGCGCCGGTGGCACCGTCCGGGTGCGGGTAAGCCAGGATGAAGGGCGCAGCGTGGTCACGGTGGCCGATGACGGGTGTGGCATTGACCCGGAAATCATGCCCTTCCTGTTTCAGCGCTTTCCGCCAATTCCCAGGCGGAAGGGGAGCGGTCTGGGTTTGGCAATCGTCCGCTCCATTGTGGAGCTTCACGGAGGAGGCGTCACCATCGCTGACGCAAACCCCCGGGGAACCGAGGTGCACCTGTGGTTTCCCATTGGTGGGGCAGATATTAAACAAGTGTAACTTTCCCGTCATGTTCTTGTAAGAAACAAGCCCTACATTGCCCATCGGGAGCGTTTGGGCATGCGTGGGGCAGGACACCGGCTGTGGTTGCTTTTGGGCTCTTGGCTTGCGGTTTCAGCCGGTTGGGCTCAGTCCAACGGCGAGGTCGGATTTGGCATTGCCTGGCAGCGGGTCACAGGTTCGGAGGACAGCTTTCAAAGCCAGTACCCCTTCGGCTCCGGGCTTTTCCTTTCCCGGCTGAATCTGGATTTGCGCCCGTGGATTCCTGGTTTTTCTCGCTTTCGGTTGGAGGCCCAGGGGTTTGGGGCGGAGCCCGATGGCCGTGGCCGTCTGCAGGTGGCCTGGCACCGGGAATGGCAACTGGAGCTGGACTTCCGCCGCCGGGAGCGGTTTTTCTTTTCCCCAGGCTGGGACTTGGGCACCCGGCGGGAGCAGTGGGCTATGCAACGGTGGCATGGCAAGCTGATCTACGACGGGTTTTCCAGGGCGCAACTGCAGTTGGCGCTGCGTCACGTTCACCGGAGCGGCTCCATCACCGGGCCGTTTTACGGCTTGGGGGAACCTTACGTCGCCACCCGAAGGCTTGGGGACGACCTGGATGAGGCTTCCTTTTCGTTAATCACCAAGGGCCTGCCGGTGAGCTTGCTTTTGGAACAGGGTGTGGCGCAAGTTCGCAACCGTTTTCGCCTGTTTCCAGCCAACCAGGGCTCCCCGGCCGGCGGCCAGGACCCGGACGTGCTCGCGGAGCTGAAAAAGCCCGGTACTTTCAAAACCACATCGCCTACCACCCGCCTTGCGGCAGCCTACAACGACTCCCGCTGGGACATTGGGGTGGAAGCCCTCTACCGGCGCGATCGCTCACACAACGACCTTTCCTACTGGGAGCGCTACCTCCTGGGCGAAGGAAATTGGGGCTCTTTGAGCTTTTTGGAGGAAGGCACGTCCCGCCAGGTGGGAAGCGTGAAGCGGGCGGCGGCCCATGTGGGTTTTGCTCTCGGTCACGGTTTTAACGTGGCGGTGCGCTCCAATCGAGAAGAACGGGATAGCGACACCCGGTTTGTGGGCCAGCGGGTTTTAGTCCTGGACGGCCCAGGTGGGGTCGTTGAAATACCCGTGGATTGGAGGGATTCAGGGGTTTTCGATCTCCGCGATACGAGCCACACGCTGGAAGCCGGCTGGCAGGGAGACAAGCTTGGGATCACCGCGTACCGCCGGATGGGGGAGCGGGAGGTGGATTGGCGCCGCAGCCAGGAAAGCCCGTCGGAACGCTACCAACGGGACGCCCGGGGCTGGGGGCTGGTGGCGCGGTGGAAGGGGATTTGGGGGTTTTCCGGGGAAGCGGGAGGCGAGCGGGGCACGTTCAGCCGGGTAATCTTCCGGGTCGAGCCAGAAACCACGCGGCGAGTGTGGATGAAGCTGCGCTATCAACCGCGTTCTGGCGTGGAGCTGGCCGCCTCGGCCAGTAACGAGCGGGCTGACAACCCCAGTACGGTGGCCAATGCCAACTACAAGGACCAAGAGCTTTCCCTTTCGGCCAGTGTTTTTGCCGATTCCGGTGCGCGCCTATCGTTGCTCTTCACGCAGCTCCGGGTCACCAGCGACGTCCAGTTGGGCCTCGTTCCGTTGCCGGTGCAACCCGGTGTTTCTTCCTACGAGCTGAAGCTCCGCACCGCAGCTCTGCGGGGCTCGTGGCCATTCAGCCAACGCCTGCGCGTGGAAGGGGGCATCACGGTGGTGGAAAACCAACCTGACGGCACCGCTTTTTCCAGCCACAGCGGAGACCTGGAGCTGTGCTGGGAGCACTCGGAGCGTTGGGCCTGGAGCCTGGTGCTGTACTCCTGGGGTTACAACGCCTCGGCCAGCAACCGGGATGACTTTCAGGTCCGGAGGGCAGCGGTGATCACCCGGTGGAGGTTCTAGCCGTGTTTGCGCCTTTCTTGTTTGCGGTTTTGTCGGCAACGGTGGCGGGCAGCAGCTTGCCCCCGGGCTTCGTGGGCCGAACGGTTTGCGCCAGCTGCCATGAGGATGTGGCACAGGCTTTTGCCAACGGTCCCCATGGTCGTGCCATGGCATTGAGCCGGGAAGGGGTTTTGGAGCGGTCCTGCGAGAGCTGCCACGGCCCAGGGGCCCAGCACGCCCAGGACCCATTGGCTGGCCACATCCGCGGCCGGGGGACAGCCGCGGAAACGATGGCAGCCGCCTGTCGGCAATGCCACGCCTGGCCGCCGGTGGGTCAGAACCTCCAGGCGCCGGCCCATGCCCGCGCCGGGGTAAGCTGCCTTTCCTGCCACCAAAGCGGCCATCAAGCGGCCAAGGCCGAGCGCTTGCTGCGCGGCCCCGAAGAGCAACTCTGCGGCTCCTGTCACCCCCGGGAACGGTCCGAGTTTTCTTTGCCCTTCGCCCATCGGGAAGGCCGTTCTCCGCTGCCGTGTAGCAACTGCCACGGAATCCATCAAGAGCTTTTCAGCTCCCTGGGCATTCCCCGGGATCCCCAAAAGCGCTGCGTAAGCTGCCATGGGGAAAAGGGAGGTCCGTTCCTCTACCCCCACCCGGCCGGGGAGGTGGGCGGGTGCGTTCGCTGCCATGAGGCCCACGGCTCGCCCAATCCGCAGCTGTTGGTAAGACCGGAAGCCATGTGGCTCTGTTTGGAGTGCCACGCGCAGGTTCCCCCCTCCCACAACCTCAGCAACGCTTCCTACCGCCAGTGCGTGGCGTGCCATGCGGCAGTTCACGGATCGCACCGCAGTGTGCGCTTGTTCACGGAGTAAGCCATGTACGAAAGCGAGGAGCGGTCGGTGAAGAACGCGTGGCGCTCCCGATACCCACCTTTTGGGTTTGCCAAAGCCCACAAGGACACCAACAACGCTTACGAAAGGAGGTAAGGAAATCATGAACGCACGAACCTTAAAGCTTATGGTGGTGGTCGCCACCCTGGCGTTGGGGACCGCCACCGCCGCGGAGCTGGCCAGCTCTCACCCCCGCCAGTGGCTGCAGCCAGCTAAGGGGGGTGTGGCCACCGCAGCTGTGGTTTCCAAGCTCACCGCGGTGTACGGTCCGCTCACCAGCGATGCCAACTGGTACGTAGGTTCCTACGTGTGCTTGGCCTGCCATCAGGAGTACACGGGTTGGAGGGAAACCAAGCACAACCAAGCCTTGCGCCAGCCTCGCCCCGAGTACTCTTTGATTCCCGGCAAGGGTGTGGTGGCGGATTACGATAAGAACGGCATTGACGACTTCCAGCAAGGCCTGGACTTCAACACCATCAGCTCGGTTTTTGACAAGTACAAGCCCAACGCCCCTAAGCTCAGCTTCGAGTCGGGGAAGTACTACATCACCATTGGCTCCCTGAAGATGCCGGTGGTGTTTACGCAAGGGGGCACGGGGAGCTGGAAGCAGCGGTTTGGCGTGCGGATTCCGGTGTCGGATTTGCCCTCGGGGCTTTCTGCGGAAATCTACATGTCGCCCATTCAGTACAACGAGGCCACGGGTCGCTACGTGCTCTACAACGACAAGAACTGGTATGACCCCACCACCAACCAGCCGAAATGGGCTGCAGGGGTGACCTCGGCGCAGCTGGCCTCCCATGGTGGGACCTACTCCAAGAAGTGCATCGGCTGCCACGCCACCGGCATCCGCGAGCTGGGGCAAACCGCTACCGGTGAGTGGCTTTACCGCGGTTGGATTGCGGCCGTTTACGACCCCGCGGATCCGGGCGTGTTTGATTACGACGGCGATGGCAACGCTGACCTTGTGAACATCGGCTGTGAATCCTGCCATGGCCCGGGCTTGCAGCACGTTCTGGCCGGCGGTGCCCAAAGCAAGATCGTCAACCCTGCCAAGCTCAGCACCCAGGAGGCCAACGAGGTTTGCGGCCAGTGCCATATCCGGGTGGAGTCGGTACCCAATGGAACCCACGAGTGGCCGTACAACGACGCCACGAAGAAGAGCTGGATTCCCGGCAGCGGCGAGCCGCTTTCCAATTATTACAAGGATGCGGGC
It contains:
- a CDS encoding ammonia-forming cytochrome c nitrite reductase subunit c552, with amino-acid sequence MNARTLKLMVVVATLALGTATAAELASSHPRQWLQPAKGGVATAAVVSKLTAVYGPLTSDANWYVGSYVCLACHQEYTGWRETKHNQALRQPRPEYSLIPGKGVVADYDKNGIDDFQQGLDFNTISSVFDKYKPNAPKLSFESGKYYITIGSLKMPVVFTQGGTGSWKQRFGVRIPVSDLPSGLSAEIYMSPIQYNEATGRYVLYNDKNWYDPTTNQPKWAAGVTSAQLASHGGTYSKKCIGCHATGIRELGQTATGEWLYRGWIAAVYDPADPGVFDYDGDGNADLVNIGCESCHGPGLQHVLAGGAQSKIVNPAKLSTQEANEVCGQCHIRVESVPNGTHEWPYNDATKKSWIPGSGEPLSNYYKDAGGYWPDGQSSKQHHQQFEDLYRSSKPTFQFHPVRCTECHDPHVNTANKNQIVERIVSDNVTIPTQNDNNTLCLACHATHGPFSSITKEQVADLEANIDHIENVVSAHSHHPYGPDRKMGLSRCSKCHMPTIAVTAEAYDIHSHTFEVIPPEKTLAFQDKGGMPNACAVSCHATKVNSFGLGLDPSLGTWNEKFDRDLASALMKYYGPNGLWWQKTLSAGQ
- a CDS encoding heavy metal sensor histidine kinase, with protein sequence MRANVSMAARLTGLFVFLSVVLLGAVLVAFYWRVEHHLHEEHERLLAEVANTLASVPVEQLRNRVGLERASLPKGKPVLFAPNRYGFRLQAKTGEVLVETPGMSELPATVWPQLPAGGPGGHNTHPQAIAPDRFVVVAWRPYAMTGGAEGLLLVALDVSDDVDLLRDIRNSSLVMVVLAVGSATLLGLLGARKGMAPLRRLTAEVQHVSASDLQVRVADYHYPQELRSLVQAFNGLMERLEKAFGDLASYSANLAHELRTPLAVLRGEMEVALLGNRTEAEYRAVLESALDELDRLARLVEKLLSLCRADRGEMALQKRWLALEGEAKAVLEFYRPLAETQDVSLVLEGEGQAFVDRDLFRQALANLVANALQHVSAGGTVRVRVSQDEGRSVVTVADDGCGIDPEIMPFLFQRFPPIPRRKGSGLGLAIVRSIVELHGGGVTIADANPRGTEVHLWFPIGGADIKQV
- a CDS encoding cytochrome c3 family protein → MFAPFLFAVLSATVAGSSLPPGFVGRTVCASCHEDVAQAFANGPHGRAMALSREGVLERSCESCHGPGAQHAQDPLAGHIRGRGTAAETMAAACRQCHAWPPVGQNLQAPAHARAGVSCLSCHQSGHQAAKAERLLRGPEEQLCGSCHPRERSEFSLPFAHREGRSPLPCSNCHGIHQELFSSLGIPRDPQKRCVSCHGEKGGPFLYPHPAGEVGGCVRCHEAHGSPNPQLLVRPEAMWLCLECHAQVPPSHNLSNASYRQCVACHAAVHGSHRSVRLFTE